One Carassius gibelio isolate Cgi1373 ecotype wild population from Czech Republic chromosome B18, carGib1.2-hapl.c, whole genome shotgun sequence DNA segment encodes these proteins:
- the LOC127976954 gene encoding growth arrest-specific protein 1-like, producing MERSIVPVAFLSFVMMLEAQMVCWHALMRCHEERDCELAYNQYLTACDGIIRGSRRQCPSHCISALIRLNQTTHGPLLETCDCGTDPECVRAKRAVEPCLPRTHPGDAEGMGCTEARQRCEDEPSCQSSLTAYLSHCGQLFNGRKCSSRCRSTIEELLLKPSGVLLNQCVCDGLERPFCEVVKQNMVKLCSIGVDSVSVDHDGTDDAYEDEDDEARPTDADAVMSLTRALTRSQHVVLLCIAFALAFTL from the coding sequence ATGGAGAGGAGCATCGTTCCCGTCGCGTTCCTCTCGTTTGTGATGATGCTGGAGGCGCAGATGGTTTGCTGGCACGCGCTGATGCGATGTCATGAAGAGCGTGATTGTGAGCTCGCATATAACCAGTATCTGACGGCGTGCGATGGGATCATCCGAGGAAGCAGACGCCAGTGTCCAAGCCACTGCATCAGCGCGCTCATCCGCCTCAACCAGACCACACACGGCCCGTTACTAGAGACCTGTGACTGCGGGACCGACCCCGAGTGTGTGCGGGCCAAGCGCGCCGTGGAGCCGTGTCTGCCGCGCACACATCCGGGTGACGCCGAGGGGATGGGATGCACCGAAGCGCGCCAGCGGTGTGAAGACGAGCCCAGCTGTCAATCATCGCTCACCGCGTATCTGTCCCACTGCGGACAGCTGTTTAACGGGAGGAAGTGTTCGTCTCGGTGCAGATCCACCATCGAGGAGCTGCTGTTGAAGCCCAGTGGTGTGCTGCTCAATCAGTGCGTGTGTGACGGGCTCGAGAGGCCGTTCTGTGAGGTGGTCAAACAGAATATGGTCAAACTGTGTTCGATTGGAGTCGACAGCGTCTCCGTGGACCACGATGGCACGGACGATGCATACGAGGACGAGGATGACGAGGCGAGACCGACCGATGCTGACGCGGTGATGTCTCTAACACGCGCTTTGACTCGTTCTCAACACGTGGTTTTGCTGTGCATCGCATTCGCTCTGGCGTTCACACTCTAA